One genomic segment of Prochlorococcus marinus str. MIT 0919 includes these proteins:
- the pgl gene encoding 6-phosphogluconolactonase — translation MSTYTIQSFPDKNSLAIKTSEIIKHHILLNLEQHARCRIALSGGSTPSASYSLLGKENLAWNKVDVFLGDERWVDYDHPLSNALMIKNTLLSSPPGSEANFYPIPTTQLESPKASASAFEMLLKSFIDKGTPLFDLVLLGLGEDGHTASLFPGTHSLHVLDSLATTSSGNNQDRVTLTSTAINLSRKVIFLVSGSSKKLALKRLVDPYEEYTRTPAKLISTSAEILILADSAATAHI, via the coding sequence ATGTCTACTTACACTATTCAATCATTCCCTGATAAGAATTCTCTTGCGATTAAAACTTCAGAGATTATAAAGCACCATATATTGCTTAATTTAGAACAACATGCCAGATGCCGTATAGCTCTTTCTGGTGGTTCTACTCCTTCTGCTTCATATTCTTTACTTGGCAAGGAAAATTTGGCTTGGAATAAGGTAGATGTATTTCTTGGTGATGAAAGATGGGTTGATTATGATCACCCTTTAAGTAATGCCTTGATGATTAAAAATACACTGCTTTCATCTCCTCCAGGCTCAGAAGCGAACTTTTACCCAATTCCTACAACCCAGCTGGAAAGTCCTAAAGCAAGTGCATCTGCATTTGAGATGTTATTAAAATCCTTCATTGACAAGGGTACTCCTCTTTTTGATTTGGTTTTGTTAGGTCTTGGAGAGGATGGCCATACAGCTTCTTTATTCCCTGGAACGCATTCTCTTCATGTACTTGACTCATTGGCGACTACTAGTAGTGGTAATAACCAAGACAGGGTTACCCTTACATCTACTGCGATTAATCTCTCTAGAAAAGTTATTTTTTTAGTGAGTGGTAGTTCCAAAAAGCTTGCTCTTAAAAGACTTGTAGATCCGTATGAAGAATATACAAGAACACCTGCAAAACTTATCAGTACATCCGCTGAAATATTAATACTTGCCGATTCAGCAGCAACAGCTCATATATAG
- the gndA gene encoding NADP-dependent phosphogluconate dehydrogenase, with translation MSKAHFGLVGLGVMGENLVLNAERNGFSSVVFNRTYAKTEAFLQGRGAGKAISGASNLQEFVSKLERPRRILLMVKAGPATDAVINDISPHLEKGDLLIDGGNSLFSDTERRVQQLESKSFGYIGMGVSGGAKGAFEGPSMMPGGTKESYDAIEGLLTKMAAQVDDGPCVAYIGPRGSGHFVKTVHNGIEYGIQQILAEAYDLMKRSLKMSCDDIANVFKDWNETEELSSFLVEITEICLRTKDPSDGSNLVEKIVDKAGQKGTGLWTVVSALQLGASVPTIYAALNARVMSSLKKQRVLADSMFKSPSLDTYELGTSSNNTTAIMDAVVLSTIASYAQGIEIMTLASKEYDYNLSMPKIAQIWKGGCIIRSKLLKRIQEAYNLNPALSNLCMDPWFCTQIQKRLPGLSKVVSHASSLGIPVPCFSSTLDYLNSYRTSRLPQNLIQAMRDCFGSHTYERIDMDGVYHTEWL, from the coding sequence ATGTCCAAGGCTCATTTTGGTTTGGTTGGTCTTGGCGTTATGGGAGAGAATCTCGTCCTTAATGCTGAAAGGAATGGATTCTCTAGTGTTGTTTTTAATAGAACTTATGCAAAAACGGAGGCTTTCCTTCAGGGAAGGGGCGCTGGCAAGGCAATATCTGGTGCAAGCAACCTACAAGAATTTGTAAGCAAACTAGAGCGCCCTAGAAGAATATTGTTAATGGTGAAGGCTGGACCGGCAACCGACGCTGTTATTAATGATATCTCTCCTCACCTAGAGAAAGGAGACCTTTTAATTGATGGTGGCAATTCATTATTTTCAGATACTGAAAGGCGTGTTCAACAACTAGAAAGTAAAAGTTTCGGATATATCGGAATGGGAGTTTCAGGTGGTGCAAAAGGAGCTTTTGAAGGTCCTAGTATGATGCCAGGTGGCACCAAAGAATCATATGACGCTATTGAAGGCTTGTTAACTAAAATGGCAGCTCAGGTAGACGATGGCCCTTGTGTTGCCTACATAGGTCCAAGAGGATCAGGACACTTTGTTAAGACAGTTCATAACGGCATCGAATATGGCATTCAACAAATCTTGGCTGAAGCATACGATTTGATGAAGAGGTCACTAAAAATGTCTTGTGATGATATTGCAAATGTTTTTAAAGATTGGAATGAAACTGAGGAACTTTCTTCTTTCTTAGTTGAGATTACAGAAATTTGCTTAAGAACAAAGGACCCTTCCGATGGCTCAAATCTTGTAGAAAAAATTGTGGATAAGGCTGGTCAAAAGGGTACAGGGTTATGGACCGTAGTTAGTGCACTGCAATTAGGTGCTTCAGTTCCAACAATATATGCTGCTCTTAATGCCCGTGTTATGAGCTCCTTAAAAAAACAAAGAGTTCTGGCAGACTCAATGTTTAAGTCTCCCTCGTTAGACACATATGAATTAGGCACATCCTCAAATAACACTACGGCCATTATGGATGCTGTTGTCTTGTCTACTATTGCAAGTTATGCACAGGGCATTGAAATTATGACTTTAGCATCAAAAGAATATGACTACAATTTGAGCATGCCTAAAATTGCACAAATTTGGAAAGGCGGATGTATTATTAGATCAAAATTGTTGAAGCGTATTCAAGAAGCTTACAATTTAAATCCAGCACTCTCAAACCTCTGTATGGATCCTTGGTTTTGCACTCAAATCCAAAAAAGGCTGCCAGGACTTTCAAAGGTTGTATCTCATGCCAGTAGTCTTGGAATACCAGTCCCATGCTTTAGCAGTACATTAGACTATTTAAATAGCTACAGAACTTCTCGGTTGCCTCAAAATTTGATACAGGCGATGCGTGATTGCTTTGGCTCCCATACCTATGAGCGTATAGATATGGATGGTGTGTACCACACTGAATGGTTGTAA
- a CDS encoding glucose-1-phosphate adenylyltransferase, with protein MKRVLAIILGGGKGSRLYPLTKMRAKPAVPLAGKYRLIDIPISNCINSDINKMYVLTQFNSASLNRHISQTYNLSSPFAQGFVEVLAAQQTPESPSWFEGTADAVRKYQWIFQEWDVDQYLILSGDQLYRMDYSQFVNHHRSTGADLTVAALPVDAEQAEGFGLMRTDEDGNIKEFREKPTGDSLKAMAVDTSRFGLDEESSRDKPYLASMGIYVFSRETLFDLLNKYPSYKDFGKEVIPEALTRGDSLKSYVFNDYWEDIGTIGAFFDSNLALTQQPKPPFSFYDEKFPIYTRARYLPPSKLVDAQITESIVGEGSILKSCSIHHCVLGVRSRIESDVVLKDSLVMGSDFYESGEERIALRSGGGIPLGVGKGTTVKRAILDKNTRIGDNVTIVNKDRIEEADRPEEGFYIRNGIVVVVKNATISDGTII; from the coding sequence ATGAAGCGTGTCCTGGCAATCATTCTTGGAGGAGGTAAAGGTTCTCGCCTTTATCCTTTAACCAAAATGAGGGCAAAGCCTGCCGTCCCTCTTGCAGGTAAATATCGATTGATCGATATTCCAATCAGTAATTGCATTAATTCGGACATCAACAAGATGTACGTCTTAACGCAGTTCAATAGTGCTTCTTTGAATAGGCATATTTCACAAACCTATAATTTAAGTTCTCCCTTCGCTCAAGGTTTTGTTGAGGTTTTAGCAGCACAACAAACACCTGAGAGCCCTTCCTGGTTTGAAGGTACTGCCGATGCGGTAAGGAAATATCAATGGATTTTTCAGGAATGGGATGTTGACCAATATTTAATTCTTTCTGGTGACCAGCTCTATAGAATGGATTACAGCCAATTTGTTAATCATCATCGTTCTACTGGAGCAGATTTAACAGTCGCAGCATTGCCAGTTGATGCAGAACAAGCAGAAGGGTTTGGTTTAATGAGAACCGATGAAGATGGAAATATAAAAGAGTTTAGAGAGAAGCCAACAGGCGATTCTTTGAAGGCAATGGCAGTAGATACCTCGAGATTCGGATTAGATGAAGAATCATCGAGAGATAAACCCTACTTGGCTTCAATGGGAATTTATGTTTTCAGTCGAGAAACGCTTTTTGATTTGTTAAATAAGTACCCATCTTACAAGGACTTTGGTAAGGAAGTTATACCTGAGGCTTTAACTAGAGGGGATTCTTTAAAGAGTTATGTTTTCAATGATTATTGGGAAGATATAGGAACAATAGGAGCATTTTTTGACTCAAATTTAGCGCTTACTCAGCAACCAAAACCTCCTTTTAGTTTTTATGATGAGAAGTTCCCTATATATACACGTGCTCGATATCTACCACCTTCTAAATTGGTTGATGCGCAAATAACTGAATCAATAGTTGGTGAAGGTTCAATACTTAAATCATGTAGTATCCATCATTGCGTTTTAGGAGTTAGAAGCAGGATAGAAAGTGATGTTGTATTAAAAGATTCTCTTGTAATGGGATCAGACTTTTATGAATCAGGAGAAGAGAGAATTGCTCTCCGATCTGGAGGTGGCATCCCTCTAGGAGTAGGAAAGGGAACAACTGTCAAGAGAGCTATCCTTGATAAAAACACTCGTATTGGAGATAACGTAACTATCGTGAACAAAGACAGGATTGAAGAAGCTGACAGACCTGAAGAGGGTTTTTATATCAGAAACGGTATTGTTGTTGTTGTAAAAAATGCAACTATTTCTGACGGAACAATTATTTGA
- a CDS encoding GTP-binding protein: protein MQERLPVTVVTGFLGAGKTTLLRNLLQKSGLKLAVVVNEFGSVGIDGDLIKSCGFCPEEEIEDRLVELNNGCLCCTVQDDFLPTMEKLIARSQNLDGIIIETSGLALPRPLLQALEWPEIKTSLFVNGVVTLVDSEALSLGSPIGDLCSFEKQRNEDKSLEHITPVNELFHDQLKSADLVLLSRADLVSSETIKAITKSITSYVRDGTAILPISQGDIQPSLIIGLSKRLSVSQPFRSNSENSHHDHNHIDVISDSLRFESEIDQLDIKEALVKISMKYQILRLKGRFWLSGKILPLQVQMVGPRFHAWFEDAPPNTWKPKNGGADLIVLSLKQGASEAIYNFFN, encoded by the coding sequence ATGCAAGAAAGATTACCTGTAACTGTAGTAACTGGATTCCTCGGAGCTGGTAAAACAACTCTTCTTAGAAATCTTCTCCAAAAAAGTGGTTTAAAACTTGCCGTTGTTGTTAATGAATTTGGAAGTGTAGGAATTGATGGAGATTTAATTAAAAGTTGTGGTTTTTGTCCAGAGGAAGAAATTGAAGACCGTTTGGTAGAGCTTAATAATGGATGTCTGTGTTGCACAGTTCAAGATGATTTCCTCCCAACGATGGAGAAGCTTATCGCTAGATCTCAAAATCTTGATGGAATAATTATAGAAACCAGTGGATTGGCTTTACCCAGACCTTTGTTGCAAGCTCTAGAATGGCCAGAGATTAAAACTAGCCTATTTGTTAATGGGGTTGTAACTCTTGTTGACTCTGAAGCATTATCTTTAGGTAGCCCTATAGGTGATCTTTGTTCATTTGAAAAACAGCGGAATGAGGATAAAAGTCTTGAACATATAACACCTGTCAATGAATTATTTCATGACCAATTGAAATCTGCTGACCTTGTTCTTTTAAGTCGTGCTGATCTCGTTAGCTCAGAAACTATAAAGGCAATAACAAAATCTATAACTTCTTACGTGAGAGATGGGACCGCGATTTTACCTATCAGTCAAGGAGATATACAACCATCATTAATTATAGGATTATCTAAACGATTGAGTGTGTCCCAACCGTTTAGATCTAACTCTGAGAATTCCCATCATGATCACAATCACATCGATGTAATTTCAGACTCTCTTAGATTTGAGTCTGAAATTGATCAACTAGACATAAAAGAAGCGTTAGTTAAGATCTCTATGAAATATCAAATACTTAGGTTGAAGGGTCGGTTCTGGTTGAGCGGTAAAATATTACCTCTCCAAGTTCAAATGGTAGGTCCGCGTTTTCATGCTTGGTTTGAGGATGCTCCTCCTAACACCTGGAAGCCTAAAAATGGAGGTGCCGACTTAATTGTATTAAGCCTTAAGCAAGGAGCTTCAGAAGCCATTTACAATTTTTTTAATTAA
- a CDS encoding pentapeptide repeat-containing protein — protein sequence MKHKNSLFASISSLVLAIMIAFLFIPASASWAKRPPEIRNQEELNISKDMHGQDLSGLEFVKFDLRNIDFSQSDLTGAVFNNSNLSGAIMTGSDMHDSLAYATNFDDADLSDVNFTNALLMESSFDNAAIKGADFTDAVISRIQQKQLCSMAEGENSTTGVDTSYSLGC from the coding sequence ATGAAACATAAAAATTCTCTATTTGCTTCTATCTCAAGCCTTGTTTTGGCGATAATGATTGCCTTCCTCTTCATCCCTGCTAGCGCCTCTTGGGCGAAGAGACCTCCAGAGATTAGAAATCAAGAAGAATTAAATATCAGCAAAGATATGCATGGTCAGGATTTAAGTGGACTTGAATTTGTTAAATTTGACCTAAGAAATATAGATTTTAGTCAATCAGACTTAACAGGAGCCGTTTTTAACAATAGTAATTTGTCTGGAGCTATCATGACTGGCTCTGATATGCATGATTCCTTGGCATATGCAACCAATTTTGATGATGCAGATCTTTCAGATGTGAATTTTACAAATGCTCTTTTAATGGAAAGCTCTTTTGATAATGCTGCTATTAAAGGGGCAGATTTTACAGACGCAGTTATTAGTCGAATTCAACAAAAACAACTTTGCAGCATGGCTGAAGGCGAAAATTCAACTACAGGCGTTGATACCTCTTACAGCCTTGGTTGTTAA
- a CDS encoding uracil phosphoribosyltransferase: MTLRVVIPPHPLIGHWLSILRHKTTPGPIYSTGLEQIGKWLTYEALREWIPYRTEKIDTNKSETEGIIIDSAIPILGLTKFKNGLQLWMGARELLPNATLCLDTIPHNIDDKSGVIIYVDQIIKGDEILPSLETLVKYRIGMDQIRVITALTSNEGLINIAKDFPQLTIYSTCIDPDIANENELIPGIGDPQYRINTRVA; this comes from the coding sequence ATGACACTACGTGTTGTTATTCCTCCACATCCATTAATAGGCCATTGGCTATCTATACTTCGCCACAAAACAACTCCTGGTCCAATATATTCGACTGGCTTAGAGCAAATAGGCAAGTGGTTGACTTATGAAGCTTTAAGAGAATGGATACCATATAGAACTGAAAAAATCGATACGAACAAAAGCGAAACTGAGGGAATAATTATCGATAGTGCTATTCCAATATTAGGTTTAACAAAATTCAAAAATGGCTTGCAATTATGGATGGGAGCAAGGGAACTATTACCAAACGCAACATTATGCTTAGATACTATTCCACATAATATTGATGACAAAAGTGGTGTGATTATTTACGTTGACCAAATTATAAAAGGAGATGAAATACTTCCAAGCCTTGAAACTCTCGTAAAATATAGAATTGGAATGGATCAAATCAGAGTTATCACTGCCTTGACGTCAAATGAAGGACTTATAAATATCGCAAAGGATTTTCCCCAACTAACCATTTACTCAACTTGTATAGATCCAGATATAGCAAACGAGAATGAATTGATACCAGGTATTGGAGATCCTCAATATAGAATTAATACTAGAGTTGCTTAA
- the ilvD gene encoding dihydroxy-acid dehydratase, translated as MLRSNAITQGIQRSPNRAMLRAVGFGDDDFDKPIIGIANGYSTITPCNIGLNNLAKHAELASKEAGAMPQLFGTITVSDGISMGTEGMKYSLVSREVIADSIETACNAQSMDAVLAIGGCDKNMPGAMIAMARMNIPAIFVYGGTIKPGKLNGSDLTVVSAFEAVGKLTSGRITKEELIAVEKNCIPGAGSCGGMFTANTMSAAIEAMGLSLPYSSTMAAEDEEKTESAKKSAQVLVEAIRKNIRARDLLTRKAFENAISVVMAIGGSTNAVLHLLAIAKSSGVKLDIDDFEKIRQKVPVICDLKPSGKYVTVDLHKSGGIPQVMKLLFNEGLIHGECLTIEGITIEESLSSVPSIPPTNQKVISSLQNPIYKKGHLAILKGNLALEGCVAKISGIKTPMLKGPARVFESEENCLEAILSNKINSGDVVVIRNEGPVGGPGMREMLAPTSAIVGQGLGDKVALITDGRFSGGTYGLVVGHIAPEAAVGGNIALVKEGDLITVDANNKSIELHVEEGELLKRKQCWEKPTPKYNSGVLGKYARLVSSSSKGAVTDNP; from the coding sequence ATGCTTCGATCAAATGCCATAACGCAGGGGATCCAAAGGTCTCCTAACAGGGCAATGTTAAGAGCTGTTGGCTTCGGAGATGACGATTTTGATAAACCAATTATTGGTATTGCAAATGGATATAGCACAATTACACCTTGCAATATTGGCTTAAACAACCTAGCTAAGCATGCAGAATTGGCATCTAAGGAAGCAGGGGCAATGCCTCAGTTATTTGGAACAATAACTGTTAGTGATGGAATATCTATGGGTACAGAAGGAATGAAGTACTCACTTGTTTCACGAGAGGTAATTGCCGATTCAATAGAAACAGCTTGCAATGCACAAAGTATGGATGCTGTTCTTGCAATTGGAGGTTGCGATAAGAATATGCCAGGGGCAATGATCGCCATGGCGAGAATGAATATACCTGCAATTTTTGTTTATGGAGGAACTATAAAGCCAGGCAAGCTAAATGGATCTGACTTAACTGTTGTAAGTGCATTTGAAGCTGTAGGAAAATTAACCAGTGGCAGAATAACTAAAGAAGAATTAATTGCTGTAGAAAAAAACTGTATACCTGGAGCTGGTAGTTGCGGAGGTATGTTTACTGCAAATACAATGTCAGCCGCTATTGAGGCAATGGGCCTTAGTCTTCCATATAGCTCAACCATGGCTGCAGAAGATGAAGAAAAGACAGAGAGCGCAAAAAAGAGTGCTCAAGTGTTGGTAGAGGCAATAAGGAAAAACATTAGAGCAAGGGATCTTCTGACAAGAAAAGCATTTGAAAATGCAATAAGCGTTGTTATGGCAATAGGAGGATCTACAAATGCTGTTCTTCACCTACTTGCAATTGCAAAATCTTCAGGAGTAAAACTTGATATTGATGATTTTGAGAAAATCCGTCAAAAAGTACCAGTAATTTGCGATTTAAAACCGAGTGGTAAGTACGTCACTGTAGATCTACATAAATCAGGAGGCATTCCTCAAGTCATGAAGCTTTTATTTAATGAAGGTTTAATTCATGGAGAATGCTTAACTATTGAGGGAATAACAATTGAGGAATCATTAAGTTCAGTACCTTCCATTCCTCCCACAAACCAAAAAGTAATTTCTTCACTACAAAATCCAATCTATAAAAAAGGACATCTTGCTATTTTGAAGGGGAACCTAGCTTTAGAAGGTTGTGTGGCAAAAATCAGTGGCATAAAAACTCCTATGTTAAAGGGCCCAGCAAGAGTTTTTGAAAGCGAAGAAAATTGTCTAGAAGCAATACTAAGCAACAAAATCAACTCTGGAGATGTTGTAGTTATAAGGAATGAAGGTCCAGTTGGAGGTCCCGGCATGAGGGAAATGCTAGCTCCAACATCTGCGATAGTCGGTCAAGGTCTTGGTGACAAAGTAGCATTAATAACTGACGGACGATTTAGTGGTGGAACTTATGGTCTTGTAGTTGGTCATATAGCCCCAGAAGCAGCAGTTGGAGGAAATATTGCTCTTGTTAAAGAAGGAGACTTAATTACAGTAGATGCAAATAATAAATCAATAGAGTTGCATGTAGAAGAGGGTGAACTGTTAAAGAGAAAACAATGCTGGGAGAAGCCTACACCTAAATACAATTCAGGAGTTTTGGGGAAATATGCCCGACTTGTTAGTAGCTCTAGTAAAGGAGCAGTAACGGACAATCCTTAA
- a CDS encoding CIA30 family protein — MQISSTIPFSDWTPLNDTIMGGASQSNCEPLSNGLLLKGFLIEENGGFVSCRSPVLEPPLDLSPFKGIEVKIDGYGRTLKFAISCKTQFMNFMPDFYDRIKWVAEFKTQKNGTSIIRLPFEKFQPTIRTRPVTSNMDFRVNHVNQFQLLYSKFGMAGKANESFLQGPIQILLRCLSAYI, encoded by the coding sequence ATTCAAATTTCTTCTACCATCCCTTTTTCTGATTGGACTCCTTTAAATGACACCATAATGGGGGGTGCAAGCCAATCCAATTGTGAACCACTTTCTAATGGACTTCTATTAAAAGGTTTTCTTATTGAAGAAAATGGTGGTTTTGTCAGTTGTCGTTCTCCTGTTTTGGAGCCCCCATTAGATCTGTCACCTTTTAAAGGTATAGAAGTTAAGATAGATGGATATGGTAGAACTTTAAAATTTGCGATTTCGTGTAAAACTCAGTTTATGAATTTTATGCCTGACTTTTATGATCGAATTAAGTGGGTTGCTGAATTCAAGACTCAGAAGAATGGCACATCAATAATTAGATTACCTTTTGAAAAGTTCCAGCCAACAATTCGTACTAGGCCGGTCACTTCAAATATGGACTTCAGAGTTAACCATGTAAATCAGTTTCAACTCCTTTACTCGAAGTTTGGTATGGCTGGCAAAGCAAATGAATCTTTCTTGCAGGGCCCTATTCAAATTCTTTTAAGGTGCTTAAGTGCCTACATTTGA
- the purS gene encoding phosphoribosylformylglycinamidine synthase subunit PurS encodes MSHFHAKVFVTLRPSVLDPAGEATRSAASKLGLEGINKLRIGKAIDIDLSAECEQDAQEIIKSLSDRLLANPVIENWTFELSETKSEILN; translated from the coding sequence GTGTCACATTTTCATGCAAAGGTTTTTGTAACCCTTCGCCCCTCAGTTTTAGATCCAGCTGGAGAAGCAACAAGATCTGCAGCTTCGAAACTTGGTCTTGAAGGGATAAACAAATTACGTATTGGTAAGGCTATAGATATTGATTTGTCTGCCGAGTGTGAACAAGATGCTCAGGAAATCATTAAATCCCTAAGCGATCGTTTATTAGCTAACCCAGTTATAGAGAATTGGACTTTTGAACTTTCAGAAACTAAATCTGAAATTCTTAATTAA
- the glpX gene encoding class II fructose-bisphosphatase, producing MDRTLIQEILEVVEQAAIASAQLTGLGKKDEADAAAVEAMRKRMGQIEMQGRIVIGEGERDEAPMLYIGEEVGTGSGPGVDFAVDPCEGTNLCANNQRGSMAVLAASDKGGLFNAPDFYMKKLAAPPAAKGKVDIRNSATENIRILSECLGLSADQLTIVVMDRARHKELISEIRSTGAKVQPISDGDVQAAIACGFAGTGTHCLMGIGAAPEGVISAAAMRALGGHFQGQLVYDPAIAMTSEWADYTKEGNIQRLNEMGITDIDKIYEAEELASGNNVVFAGSGITDGLLFHGVKFEKDCTRTSSLVISTLDDTARFTNTVHIKDGAQSIALN from the coding sequence GTGGATCGCACTCTAATTCAAGAAATTCTCGAGGTTGTAGAACAGGCAGCAATAGCTTCTGCTCAGTTAACAGGCTTAGGCAAAAAAGACGAAGCTGATGCTGCAGCCGTTGAGGCAATGCGAAAGCGCATGGGTCAAATTGAAATGCAAGGGAGAATAGTTATAGGAGAAGGAGAAAGAGATGAAGCTCCTATGCTCTATATAGGCGAAGAAGTAGGAACAGGCTCTGGTCCAGGTGTGGATTTTGCCGTCGATCCTTGTGAAGGGACAAACCTTTGCGCTAATAACCAAAGAGGGTCAATGGCAGTTCTTGCTGCATCTGATAAAGGTGGCCTCTTTAATGCTCCTGATTTTTATATGAAGAAACTTGCTGCTCCTCCTGCAGCTAAAGGGAAGGTTGATATTCGTAATTCTGCTACTGAAAACATTCGTATACTTTCTGAATGTTTGGGCTTATCCGCTGATCAGTTGACAATTGTTGTTATGGATAGAGCTAGGCACAAAGAATTAATTTCTGAAATTCGTTCCACTGGAGCTAAAGTTCAGCCTATTTCTGATGGAGATGTTCAGGCAGCTATTGCTTGTGGCTTTGCAGGTACCGGCACTCACTGTCTAATGGGTATCGGGGCAGCTCCTGAAGGTGTTATATCAGCGGCAGCGATGAGGGCTCTTGGCGGACATTTCCAAGGACAGCTTGTCTATGACCCAGCAATTGCAATGACTTCTGAATGGGCTGACTATACAAAGGAGGGTAATATCCAACGTTTAAATGAAATGGGTATTACAGATATTGACAAGATTTATGAAGCAGAAGAACTTGCTTCCGGGAATAACGTTGTGTTTGCCGGTAGTGGAATTACAGATGGTTTGCTCTTTCATGGGGTGAAGTTTGAGAAAGATTGCACTCGAACTAGTAGCCTTGTAATCAGTACTCTTGATGACACAGCGCGATTTACTAACACTGTCCATATCAAGGATGGCGCACAAAGCATTGCTTTGAATTAA
- a CDS encoding glutamyl-tRNA reductase, producing the protein MNIAVVGLSHRTAPVEVREKLSISENDIEGAFNALKLNQQIVEVSILSTCNRLEIYSFVRDSEQGIKELKNFLSSHSGLDNAHLEPHLFSYKHSEAIRHVMRVAGGLDSLVLGEGQILLQVKKMVRLGQENHSMGPILNRLLTQAVSTGKRVRSETNLGTGAVSISSAAVELAQLKIGQAQGKDELVSLSSERISVVGAGRMSRLLIQHLSSKGCADLTLLNRTLERAESLASDFTELNIKCKQLDQLDDCLQNSSLVFTSTASDKPIIDASRISSLNIKGKLRLIDIGVPRNISDDVGSIIGIDSHDVDDLQEVVSRNQEARQLIAQEAENLITEEVTTFLQWWASLEAVPTINLLRSNLESIRKEELQKALSRMGPDFSARERKVVEALSKGIINKILHTPVTNLRAPQQSAQRKIALEVISSLFELDSTDSK; encoded by the coding sequence ATGAACATTGCTGTCGTCGGTCTTAGTCATCGGACAGCACCAGTTGAAGTCCGAGAAAAGCTCAGTATTTCTGAAAACGATATTGAAGGAGCATTTAATGCATTAAAACTAAATCAACAAATTGTTGAAGTTTCAATACTTAGTACTTGTAATAGGCTCGAAATCTATTCATTTGTAAGAGACTCCGAACAAGGAATAAAAGAATTAAAGAACTTTTTAAGTTCTCATTCAGGACTAGATAATGCTCATTTAGAGCCTCATCTATTTTCATATAAACACTCTGAAGCAATTCGACATGTAATGAGGGTCGCTGGTGGTCTCGACAGTCTTGTTTTAGGAGAAGGTCAAATACTCTTACAGGTTAAAAAAATGGTTCGATTAGGTCAGGAAAATCATTCTATGGGGCCAATACTTAATAGACTCCTGACCCAAGCTGTTAGCACTGGAAAAAGAGTAAGGAGCGAAACAAACTTAGGTACAGGAGCAGTATCTATAAGTTCAGCAGCTGTTGAGCTTGCCCAACTTAAAATAGGCCAAGCTCAGGGCAAGGATGAGCTAGTTAGTCTTTCCTCTGAACGTATATCTGTGGTTGGTGCAGGAAGAATGAGTCGACTCTTGATACAGCATTTATCTTCAAAAGGATGCGCTGATTTAACGCTTTTAAATAGAACTCTTGAACGTGCAGAATCGTTGGCGAGTGATTTTACAGAACTAAATATTAAGTGTAAGCAGCTTGATCAGTTGGATGATTGCTTGCAAAACTCAAGCTTGGTATTTACTAGTACAGCTTCAGACAAGCCTATAATTGATGCTTCTCGAATAAGTTCTTTAAACATTAAAGGCAAATTACGATTGATAGATATAGGAGTCCCAAGAAATATTTCTGACGATGTTGGAAGCATCATTGGAATAGATTCTCATGATGTTGATGATCTTCAAGAAGTAGTTTCACGAAATCAGGAAGCTAGGCAATTAATAGCTCAAGAAGCAGAAAATTTAATAACTGAAGAAGTCACAACTTTCCTTCAGTGGTGGGCAAGCCTAGAAGCTGTTCCAACTATTAATCTCTTGAGATCAAATTTAGAATCTATAAGAAAAGAAGAGTTGCAGAAGGCTCTAAGCCGCATGGGACCAGATTTTTCAGCCAGAGAACGTAAAGTTGTAGAAGCTCTGAGTAAAGGGATAATTAATAAGATCCTTCATACTCCTGTAACAAACCTCAGAGCTCCTCAACAAAGCGCTCAACGAAAAATCGCTTTAGAAGTTATTTCATCGCTTTTTGAACTCGATTCAACAGATTCGAAATAA